From the Paenibacillus sp. FSL H8-0548 genome, one window contains:
- a CDS encoding methylenetetrahydrofolate reductase produces MRISLELVPRDSEGLRAELELVQAQFPSINTINIPDLTRFELRSWEATRLSKSFYKDSIPHIRAMDFDADEPFVLAEYLDTHQISEILVITGDVPKNSSKPLYSTTCLDLIAKLKREHPHLKIYSALDPYRNSVRKEYEYVQQKLNAGVDGFFTQPFFDLRLMTLYSEMMEGADIFWGVSPVVSESSRRYWETRNHVVFPKDFQPTLEWNIEFSKQALAYTKQTNSNIYFMPIKVDLQAYFDGVFSKVLV; encoded by the coding sequence GTGAGAATTTCGTTAGAGCTTGTACCTAGAGATTCAGAAGGATTAAGAGCTGAGCTTGAACTTGTGCAAGCTCAGTTTCCGTCTATCAATACGATTAATATTCCTGATTTGACAAGGTTTGAACTGAGAAGCTGGGAAGCGACGCGTCTATCCAAATCATTTTATAAGGATAGTATTCCGCATATTCGTGCGATGGACTTTGACGCCGACGAGCCCTTTGTTTTAGCTGAATACTTGGACACGCATCAAATTTCGGAGATTCTTGTCATTACGGGAGATGTACCGAAAAATAGCAGCAAGCCGCTATATTCGACAACATGCCTCGATTTAATTGCGAAGCTGAAGCGTGAGCATCCTCATTTGAAAATATATTCAGCGCTTGATCCTTATCGGAACAGCGTACGCAAAGAATATGAATATGTGCAGCAAAAGCTTAATGCAGGCGTGGATGGCTTCTTTACCCAGCCTTTCTTCGACCTTCGCTTGATGACGCTTTATTCGGAAATGATGGAAGGAGCAGATATTTTTTGGGGCGTTTCACCTGTTGTATCCGAATCGTCCAGACGGTATTGGGAAACTAGAAACCACGTCGTTTTTCCAAAAGATTTTCAGCCTACTCTGGAGTGGAATATTGAGTTCTCGAAGCAAGCTTTGGCGTATACAAAGCAAACGAACAGCAATATTTATTTTATGCCGATTAAAGTAGATTTGCAGGCGTATTTTGATGGTGTATTCAGCAAAGTTCTCGTATAG
- a CDS encoding UTP--glucose-1-phosphate uridylyltransferase, giving the protein MEQHISHVKNKLRAYHQEHLLERLDGLPEAARMKLSAQIEHMELDQLFAAIEKYKQAASSSSGAHITPIAYVDWERYEEQEKQAFTERGWELLRAGAVGVVVVAGGNGSRLGHDGPKGTCDIGLPSGKSLFQLQAERLLHLSKRAGRTIAWYIMTSPDNHDATVAFFQAADFFGYPAEDCFIFQQNMMPAVDHDGKLLLSAEGAIKLAPSGNGECFASLRRSGALADMKQRGVEWLFYYNVDNALIKVADPAFIGVAAHYNNRIATKVIEKTNADEKIGIVCRQHGRPAVLEYNEIPESVSNERTKDGRLFYGLGHISIHLFKVEFIEEYADADIPYHVASKRLEYLDTEGQAIVPTEPNAYKLERFIFDFLPYADEITVLKVRRDAEFAPVKNKSGEDSPASARSLVLELHKKWLAAAGVPKAELQGRDIEISPLLSYSGEGLSAEDWEKRLS; this is encoded by the coding sequence ATGGAGCAGCATATCAGTCATGTGAAGAACAAGCTTCGCGCATATCATCAGGAGCATCTGCTAGAGAGGCTTGATGGACTGCCAGAGGCTGCAAGAATGAAACTGTCGGCTCAGATCGAGCATATGGAGCTGGATCAGCTGTTCGCAGCTATTGAAAAATACAAGCAGGCGGCGAGCAGCAGTAGTGGAGCCCATATAACCCCGATTGCTTACGTGGATTGGGAGCGTTATGAGGAGCAGGAGAAGCAGGCGTTCACCGAACGGGGCTGGGAGCTGCTGCGAGCTGGGGCTGTTGGAGTGGTCGTTGTAGCGGGAGGAAACGGCAGCCGATTAGGACATGATGGGCCAAAGGGGACATGCGACATAGGACTTCCCTCCGGCAAGTCGTTATTTCAGCTGCAAGCGGAAAGGCTGCTTCACTTATCGAAGCGAGCGGGACGAACGATTGCTTGGTACATCATGACAAGTCCGGATAACCATGATGCAACGGTAGCGTTTTTTCAAGCCGCCGATTTCTTTGGTTACCCTGCAGAGGACTGCTTTATCTTTCAGCAAAATATGATGCCCGCCGTTGATCACGATGGGAAGCTGCTGCTATCGGCAGAAGGGGCGATCAAGCTTGCACCAAGCGGCAATGGAGAATGCTTCGCTTCGCTGAGGCGTTCTGGCGCGCTGGCAGACATGAAGCAGCGAGGCGTCGAATGGTTATTTTATTATAACGTAGATAATGCGCTTATTAAGGTAGCTGACCCTGCTTTTATTGGCGTGGCGGCTCATTATAACAACAGAATTGCTACTAAGGTGATCGAGAAGACGAATGCGGATGAGAAAATCGGCATTGTTTGTCGGCAGCATGGTCGTCCAGCAGTGCTCGAATATAATGAAATTCCAGAGTCAGTGAGTAATGAAAGAACGAAGGATGGACGTTTGTTTTATGGCCTAGGGCATATTTCGATCCACCTATTCAAGGTTGAGTTCATTGAAGAGTATGCGGATGCGGACATCCCTTACCATGTCGCCTCGAAAAGGCTGGAGTATCTGGATACGGAGGGTCAAGCCATTGTACCAACCGAGCCTAATGCGTATAAGCTGGAGCGCTTTATTTTTGACTTTTTGCCATATGCCGATGAAATTACCGTACTAAAGGTCAGACGTGATGCGGAATTCGCTCCAGTGAAAAATAAATCAGGCGAGGATAGTCCTGCTAGTGCGCGGAGCCTCGTCCTAGAGCTGCATAAAAAATGGCTAGCAGCCGCTGGTGTTCCGAAGGCTGAGCTGCAGGGACGGGATATTGAAATATCGCCTTTGCTGTCGTATAGCGGTGAAGGCTTGAGTGCAGAGGATTGGGAAAAGCGGCTCAGCTAA
- a CDS encoding LysR family transcriptional regulator: protein MDMRQLKYFLTIAQEGQVTRAAKLLNMEQPPLSRQLKLMEEELGVKLFERNGKGLLLTDAGELLKVKAESLVQQFDDSLREVKGMEEGIHGVLSIGSVVSCISLLPKRIQLFREKYPQVTFKISEGDHFYLGEKLERRAIDLVVARLPFEAQKHPQQYSVLPLPSDPFVAVIPSTWTAYSSKESICMKELAHFPFLTLKTDKTTRMHEQVVNECKRHGFEPNIICECSSVAIIMSLIAGGIGATVFPKSVMSSFPGSVVKMLDIEDADFQSDVGILWLKDHYLPKRAQQFIESFREDMYKEESGWSSISVM from the coding sequence ATGGATATGCGTCAACTCAAATACTTCTTAACTATAGCACAAGAAGGACAGGTTACGCGCGCAGCGAAGCTGCTTAATATGGAACAGCCGCCACTCAGCAGACAGCTGAAGCTGATGGAGGAGGAGCTGGGCGTTAAGCTGTTTGAGCGTAATGGCAAGGGCTTGCTGCTAACTGATGCAGGCGAGCTGCTCAAGGTTAAGGCAGAATCGTTAGTACAGCAATTTGATGATTCGCTCAGAGAGGTGAAGGGGATGGAGGAGGGCATTCACGGCGTCCTGTCTATAGGCTCAGTAGTGTCCTGCATTTCTCTATTGCCCAAGCGAATTCAATTATTTAGGGAAAAGTATCCCCAGGTTACGTTCAAAATATCGGAGGGCGATCACTTTTATCTTGGTGAGAAGCTTGAACGGCGGGCCATTGATTTGGTAGTCGCGAGGCTTCCTTTTGAGGCTCAGAAGCATCCACAGCAATATTCCGTACTGCCGCTGCCCTCAGATCCGTTCGTGGCCGTTATTCCAAGCACCTGGACGGCGTACTCGAGCAAAGAATCGATATGCATGAAGGAGCTTGCTCATTTCCCGTTTCTTACTTTAAAGACGGACAAGACGACCCGTATGCACGAGCAAGTTGTGAATGAATGCAAGCGTCACGGGTTTGAGCCTAATATTATATGTGAATGCTCAAGCGTTGCTATCATTATGTCGCTAATTGCTGGAGGGATTGGCGCAACGGTGTTCCCGAAGTCGGTCATGTCTTCTTTCCCAGGCAGCGTCGTCAAAATGCTTGATATAGAGGATGCGGATTTTCAGTCCGATGTCGGTATTCTTTGGCTTAAGGATCATTATTTGCCGAAACGCGCACAGCAATTCATTGAGAGCTTTCGCGAGGATATGTATAAGGAGGAAAGCGGATGGAGCAGCATATCAGTCATGTGA
- a CDS encoding branched-chain amino acid aminotransferase, with protein sequence MLQSLEIELTKNKKQQPAADQLGFGNYFTDHMFIMDYSTDNGWHKPRIIPYQPIVLDPAAKVFHYGQTIFEGLKAYKTEDGRVLLFRPQKNIQRMNRSNERLSVPELDVDNVIEALKQLIAVDKDWIPAAPSTSLYVRPFIIATQPQLGVAPSTEYQFIIIMSPVGAYYTEGVNPVKIFVESHYVRSVKGGVGEAKTAGNYAAGLKAQELATAKGYSQVLWLDGVHRQYIEEVGSMNVFFKINGVVHTPELSGSILDGVTRNSIIQLLQHWNIEVVERPITIQELYEAGRNGQLEEAFGTGTAAVISPIGELNWQDDVLVINEGQTGELSKKLYDTLTGIQVGKLEDPLGWTVEASPVNV encoded by the coding sequence TTGCTTCAATCATTGGAAATCGAGTTAACCAAAAACAAGAAACAACAGCCAGCAGCAGACCAGCTTGGATTCGGAAATTACTTCACGGATCATATGTTTATTATGGATTATTCGACAGACAACGGCTGGCATAAGCCACGCATCATTCCTTACCAACCGATTGTACTCGATCCTGCAGCTAAAGTATTTCATTATGGACAAACGATATTTGAAGGGCTGAAAGCGTATAAAACCGAAGATGGCCGCGTACTGCTGTTCAGACCTCAAAAAAACATACAAAGAATGAATCGCTCGAACGAGCGGCTCAGCGTTCCTGAGCTGGATGTTGATAACGTTATTGAAGCGTTGAAGCAGCTTATTGCCGTAGATAAGGATTGGATTCCAGCAGCGCCAAGTACATCGCTGTACGTTCGCCCCTTCATTATTGCAACTCAGCCGCAGCTTGGTGTAGCGCCTTCCACTGAATACCAATTTATCATAATCATGTCGCCAGTGGGCGCTTATTATACAGAAGGCGTAAATCCGGTCAAAATATTCGTCGAATCACACTATGTGCGTTCCGTTAAAGGCGGCGTAGGCGAAGCAAAAACTGCGGGAAATTACGCGGCAGGGCTAAAAGCGCAAGAGCTTGCTACTGCGAAGGGTTATTCGCAAGTGCTCTGGCTTGATGGTGTTCACCGTCAATATATTGAGGAAGTCGGCAGCATGAATGTCTTCTTTAAAATCAACGGCGTCGTTCACACACCAGAATTGAGTGGCAGTATTTTGGACGGCGTCACTCGGAATTCGATTATTCAGCTGCTTCAGCATTGGAATATCGAGGTCGTTGAGCGTCCGATTACGATTCAGGAGCTATACGAGGCTGGTCGCAATGGTCAGCTAGAGGAAGCATTCGGTACGGGAACAGCAGCGGTTATTTCTCCAATCGGCGAGCTGAACTGGCAGGATGATGTGCTGGTCATTAACGAAGGACAAACCGGCGAGCTCTCCAAGAAGCTTTATGATACGCTAACCGGTATTCAAGTAGGCAAGCTCGAAGATCCGCTAGGCTGGACGGTAGAGGCTAGCCCTGTAAATGTCTAA
- a CDS encoding SRPBCC family protein produces the protein MSKLAHIYGVNAGYEARFERHLKHAVDEVWSWLTVNDKLKKWFSELSIDELREGGVIKFDMQNGDFEELKIVALEIGSVLEFTWDEDLVRFELYPESEGCRLVLLEKLTKLTDHTPRDIAGWDVCLDVIEVLLDGKTIESRTDVWKIKYEQYKEAIAALARA, from the coding sequence ATGAGTAAGCTGGCTCATATTTATGGAGTAAACGCGGGTTATGAAGCTCGGTTTGAGCGCCATCTAAAGCATGCGGTGGATGAGGTTTGGTCATGGCTGACGGTTAACGATAAGTTAAAGAAATGGTTCTCCGAGCTTAGTATTGACGAGCTGCGAGAAGGCGGCGTAATTAAATTCGATATGCAGAATGGGGATTTTGAGGAATTAAAAATTGTCGCACTCGAAATAGGTTCGGTATTGGAATTCACTTGGGATGAAGATTTGGTTCGTTTTGAGCTGTATCCGGAGTCGGAAGGGTGCCGGCTAGTTCTGCTGGAGAAGCTGACCAAATTGACAGACCATACGCCTAGAGATATTGCCGGCTGGGATGTATGCTTGGATGTCATCGAAGTGTTGCTGGATGGCAAGACGATCGAGTCACGCACGGACGTTTGGAAAATAAAGTACGAGCAGTATAAGGAAGCGATTGCAGCTTTAGCTCGGGCTTAG
- a CDS encoding GNAT family N-acetyltransferase yields MEIISLSKVDKSRLEEAARLLLDGFTASWNDWTECVEEVEESLQNDRISRVAIHENGKVVGWIAGASNYRGNVWDLHPLVVHKDYQGQGIGKALVADFESCVREKGGVTIFLGTDDEDNGTTLFGQELYPDVLGRLQQIKNRNHHPFGFYEKAGFSIVGVLPDANGFGKPDIFMAKRVAKLTK; encoded by the coding sequence ATGGAAATTATATCATTATCCAAAGTTGACAAGAGCAGGCTTGAGGAGGCAGCGCGTCTATTGCTCGATGGCTTCACTGCATCTTGGAATGACTGGACGGAATGCGTGGAAGAAGTAGAGGAGTCTTTGCAAAATGATCGGATAAGCAGAGTTGCGATACATGAGAATGGGAAGGTAGTTGGCTGGATCGCAGGCGCAAGCAATTATAGAGGAAACGTGTGGGATCTGCATCCCTTAGTCGTACATAAGGATTACCAAGGGCAGGGCATCGGGAAAGCTTTGGTTGCAGATTTTGAGAGCTGCGTGAGAGAAAAGGGCGGGGTGACTATTTTTCTTGGAACAGATGATGAGGACAACGGCACGACTCTTTTTGGACAAGAGCTTTATCCGGACGTATTAGGCCGCTTGCAGCAAATTAAAAATCGAAACCATCATCCGTTTGGATTTTATGAAAAAGCAGGCTTCTCTATCGTAGGTGTTTTGCCGGACGCTAACGGCTTTGGAAAACCGGATATTTTTATGGCGAAGCGTGTTGCCAAATTAACGAAATGA
- the thrC gene encoding threonine synthase: MEYISTRGNVGKIGFIDAFMMGLGNDGGLLVPSEIPVISAETLKEWQELSYQELVLAIFSYYTNGEIPEQDLKDMVYASYSTFRDPEVTPVRKLKDDLYLLELFHGPTFAFKDIALQFMGQLYTYVAAKQNKKIHILGATSGDTGASAIEGVKGKEGIKICILHPHGKVSKVQELQMTTVQENNVLNLSVDGNFDDCQRMIKDLFADLDFKATNHLAAINSINFVRILAQTVYYFYAYFQVAKQADAKELNFSVPTGNFGDIFAGYLAKRMGLPIGKLILATNENNILERFILEGVYKPGDFRSTYSPSMDIQVASNFERYLYYVLGEDASQIRTIMDQFKAEGQIVISGEALSKVQAEFGAHGVQGQECLSTIKKYEAANSYLLDPHSACGVAAADKYSDGKAITVSLATAHPAKFNEAIELCGIEQQFPEQISSLFNKEQRQTRVDGSLEAIVSQLEAFYNAK; this comes from the coding sequence ATGGAGTACATCAGTACAAGAGGCAATGTTGGAAAAATAGGATTTATCGACGCATTCATGATGGGGCTGGGCAATGATGGCGGCCTGCTCGTTCCAAGCGAAATTCCGGTCATTTCGGCAGAAACGTTAAAGGAGTGGCAGGAGCTTAGCTATCAAGAGCTTGTTCTTGCGATATTCTCGTATTATACGAATGGCGAAATTCCAGAGCAGGATTTGAAGGATATGGTGTATGCGAGCTATTCGACCTTCCGTGATCCAGAAGTAACGCCGGTTCGCAAATTAAAGGATGATCTTTATTTGCTGGAGCTCTTCCACGGACCAACCTTCGCCTTTAAAGATATTGCTCTTCAGTTTATGGGGCAGCTGTATACGTACGTTGCAGCGAAGCAAAACAAGAAGATTCATATTCTTGGGGCAACCTCAGGCGATACGGGAGCATCTGCGATTGAGGGAGTTAAGGGCAAGGAAGGCATCAAAATTTGCATTCTGCATCCACACGGAAAAGTAAGTAAGGTGCAGGAGCTGCAAATGACGACGGTTCAGGAAAACAATGTACTGAATCTATCGGTAGACGGCAACTTTGATGATTGTCAGCGTATGATCAAGGATCTGTTCGCAGACCTCGACTTTAAGGCGACCAATCACTTGGCGGCGATCAACTCCATTAATTTTGTCCGTATTTTGGCACAGACCGTCTATTATTTCTATGCTTACTTCCAGGTTGCAAAGCAGGCGGATGCGAAGGAGCTGAACTTCAGCGTTCCAACGGGCAATTTCGGCGATATTTTCGCAGGTTATCTGGCGAAGCGTATGGGGCTTCCAATTGGCAAGCTGATTCTAGCTACGAATGAAAATAATATTTTGGAGCGCTTTATTCTTGAAGGCGTTTATAAGCCGGGAGACTTCCGCAGCACTTATAGTCCTTCAATGGATATTCAAGTGGCAAGCAACTTTGAGCGTTACTTGTATTACGTACTAGGCGAGGATGCTTCTCAAATTCGCACGATCATGGATCAGTTTAAGGCTGAAGGACAAATTGTCATTTCCGGCGAAGCGCTGAGCAAGGTGCAGGCGGAATTTGGCGCACATGGCGTACAAGGGCAAGAGTGCTTGAGCACAATTAAAAAATACGAAGCGGCAAACAGCTACCTGCTTGATCCGCATTCGGCCTGCGGTGTAGCAGCTGCTGACAAATACAGCGATGGCAAAGCGATTACCGTTTCGCTTGCGACAGCGCACCCAGCTAAATTCAATGAAGCGATTGAGCTTTGCGGCATTGAGCAGCAATTTCCTGAACAAATTTCCTCGTTGTTCAACAAAGAACAGCGCCAGACTCGTGTTGACGGGTCGCTTGAAGCGATCGTCAGCCAATTGGAAGCATTTTATAACGCAAAATAA